The following are encoded together in the Cyanobacterium aponinum PCC 10605 genome:
- a CDS encoding CHAT domain-containing protein: MWKKSHVLISLLFLIFAGNLPTAQAQEIKIDGNTATIVTRDGNQITIDGNTLSKDGKNLFHSFQEFGLTPQQIATFLTNPNIQNILTRVTGGNPSYIQGLIEVTGGNSNLFLMNPAGIVFGEGASLNVPADFIATTATGIGFANGMFNAVGENDYQNLMGNPNSFVFNTNKSGSIINAGDLAVAEGQNLTLIGSNVINTGTIETPNGKINIQAVEGTSRIKITPEGSLLSLEVDIPVDEQGNLLGFTPQDLPTLLTGAKNSGVVTDGVALNPNTKNVEVSGIVIPNESGLNIVSGELNTSSQDLGGEITLLGDKVAVIDAQISASGVNGGGEIKIGGDFQGSGTIPNASLTVINSESKIEANAFDKGDGGEVIIWSDGDTYFTGVIEAKGFLNGGFVEVSGKENLYFDGKVDTSAVNGSLGTLLLDPENIIVSNDPSNPNDPLIPPTVDGSLPEITLNDFIGQDITINATVLGSQTTNIVLEANNDIDINADVNVINTDVDFTARANRSIRVNNGADIITNGGNITLNSDRDGLNGGSIDIRGVNIDGNLDLSIINANGGDIVLGGGINPLVTPAVGVANQGINPNDRNSGIYLQDASLITDGTGNISLRGSGQAGTGNSNIGIHLVGQTTLQTVDGNINVVGTGEASGELNHGIGTASPEILNDQVIVEVTGLGNIELVGIHEGNGVNGVGIITEGDDSANPTRITSNLGTITLNGLTDASSNTSRGISIQANSQVNSVGGGNINVNAHSINNNDAVGVFDNGAIITAGLTTFDTLSLNNGNGGTTIFPISSEKDISINSNFLSDFASVTLNNGRNVAINDANDVIFNEFSIVGDFTVNATNTSIFNAVNANSLTTGEFGATQLNGNVTTALDQIYNNPVALQADVNLRGNDISFNSTVNSFNSIPRALSITTFDVTGDVSDIGNISFGNGVGDDRIGSQFPLSTLTTTAEGEGVSNLNINLDGIAGNNINSIVAQVDLVYNNPVVLRRNTAINANNNVTFNAYIDSFDIPYDLSVTAGNNINYGNGLGDNRIGAVIGLNNFNSSAEDIFININTIADGNSINTIGDQIYNDPVILQQDTVINTNNLDALVIKVADDSPNIASLRINANDSVTITGEENNQTNIKLGISTARIGGQPAGDISVNASGNIDIDGIVNTTGINQLPPTFASEAGDISITSTNGDVVIDAIASYGTVSSGAVNIAGNNVDLGFIVSNKPDITPQPLPETLGGIITIDGTAITIRGEVTGESLTTNGNLTLINNSNPLIIQGQSFFANSTIKTIGNQDYNGNVTLADNQIALLGNNIDFANAANSETGENNNLTVTANSANFNQAIGNNQLLGDLTLNVSGETQLNQVNSNSLITNESGITQLNGDVTTTGNQTYRDEVIIGDAIAVSGNNIDFANTVNSQTGENNNLTVTSNNVTFNQAIGSNLPLGDITLNISGETQLNQVTATSLDTDNLGTTVLNGDVATTRNQTYGDEVIVGDEIALSGNNIDFANTVNSQTGENNNLTVRANNVNFGDGLGNDLIGGVASLNRLIVTSPIINININTPANNSSIRTMEGQTYTGKVNTLLDTTLTSTRGNLNFNNLEASDNRDLTLESFSSVNFLPNSQIIGKGGDLTIQNNSDRTTIIDNSINRGDLLSFNIRNLGQVEGFDNIIIGTEKSGRIDVNQALVIRDPLTLRASEINVNENINGNGNASVTIEGSETTTTLNANITTQGNAITIDDNVILGDDIILSTNSARGSADIDILGTIDGNHDLTLNANGSNILIEGAIGSSQILNNLETNSSLVTLDGNSVSTNNSQIFNSDLQLGKNISFNTPDSFRSGNINSDGTNLNISAQTITTENINTQGGDVTLNAKSDIQVSTINTSNPQQGGDVEITTLGNFQATGIENGTSINTSGGNGGAVTIDLFPGDLENEVREDSRLPFIIGDASENGTAGLITNSRFTLGRGEYFITTTEGNLTLRLLNNLPSFINNTQVVQETPITPTPEIALSSPPIPIATIDQAKEILTAIEREAAEKPALIYVSFTPKGYQPQDLEAEFARREATNTQEYSRVNINQVNLQPSLNIQPTDEDQLDILVVTKDEKPLRIVVPINRKQVVETAGNLWATTSDVFALDDSYKPHASDMYDWLIKPLEKELEAREISNLLFILPTDMRFIPVAALYDRENQQFLVEKYSSGLAPSLNLNDNRYRPIKDLSLLAMGASEFADDSVVPLPAASLELPSIRKVWTGETPENYQEYLNENFTLEQVRSNLNSQAFGIVHFGTHGDFNPSETDESFLQLYDSRLNITEMRRLGLDNPLVDLMVLSACETAFGNEVAELGFAGLAVQAGVKTALGSVWQVSDTGTLALMTDFYSKLKNTTTKAEALRQAQLDMLKGKVYKTSDGNTIVTPNLDISLEDLPDTSRFPEDFSHPFYWAPFTMIGNPW; encoded by the coding sequence ATGTGGAAAAAATCTCATGTGCTTATCTCGTTACTGTTTTTGATTTTCGCTGGTAATTTGCCCACTGCACAGGCACAAGAAATTAAGATAGATGGTAACACTGCCACTATCGTCACTAGAGATGGGAATCAAATAACTATTGACGGTAATACTTTATCTAAGGATGGGAAAAATCTTTTTCACAGTTTTCAAGAATTTGGTTTAACTCCCCAACAAATCGCCACATTTTTAACCAATCCCAACATCCAAAATATTTTAACCAGAGTGACAGGGGGAAATCCTTCCTATATCCAAGGTTTAATAGAAGTAACAGGGGGTAACTCCAATCTGTTTCTGATGAATCCCGCAGGGATTGTTTTTGGGGAAGGGGCAAGTTTAAATGTGCCTGCTGATTTTATCGCAACCACAGCAACGGGAATTGGTTTTGCAAACGGAATGTTTAATGCGGTGGGAGAGAATGATTATCAAAATTTAATGGGAAATCCCAACAGTTTTGTTTTTAATACTAATAAATCTGGTAGCATTATCAACGCAGGGGATTTGGCTGTAGCAGAAGGGCAAAATTTGACCCTCATTGGTAGTAATGTCATTAATACGGGAACAATAGAAACTCCCAACGGAAAAATTAATATACAGGCAGTTGAAGGCACATCAAGGATAAAAATAACCCCTGAAGGTAGTTTATTGAGCCTAGAGGTTGATATACCAGTAGATGAACAAGGAAATTTACTAGGGTTTACCCCTCAAGATTTACCTACTTTATTGACAGGAGCAAAAAATTCGGGAGTTGTAACCGATGGAGTAGCACTTAACCCTAATACTAAAAATGTGGAAGTTTCAGGGATTGTAATTCCGAATGAGTCTGGATTAAATATCGTTTCAGGAGAGTTAAACACTTCGTCTCAAGACTTAGGGGGAGAAATTACCCTTTTAGGGGATAAAGTGGCGGTGATTGATGCTCAAATTTCCGCTAGTGGCGTTAATGGTGGTGGTGAAATAAAAATTGGGGGAGATTTTCAGGGTAGTGGCACAATTCCTAATGCTTCTTTGACAGTAATTAATTCTGAAAGCAAAATCGAAGCTAATGCTTTTGACAAGGGTGATGGCGGAGAAGTAATTATTTGGTCTGATGGAGATACTTATTTTACGGGAGTTATTGAAGCTAAAGGGTTTCTTAATGGCGGTTTTGTGGAAGTTTCAGGGAAAGAAAATCTTTATTTTGATGGAAAGGTTGACACTTCCGCAGTTAATGGTAGTTTAGGTACATTATTGTTAGATCCTGAAAACATAATAGTTTCCAATGATCCAAGTAATCCTAATGATCCTTTAATTCCGCCCACGGTTGACGGTAGTTTACCCGAAATTACTTTAAATGATTTTATAGGTCAAGATATAACGATTAACGCCACTGTTTTAGGAAGTCAAACAACGAATATTGTCCTTGAGGCGAATAATGACATAGATATTAATGCAGATGTTAATGTGATTAATACTGATGTTGATTTTACCGCAAGGGCTAATCGTTCGATTCGGGTTAATAATGGTGCAGATATTATCACTAATGGGGGTAATATTACCTTAAATAGCGATCGAGATGGCTTGAATGGTGGTTCAATTGATATTCGAGGGGTAAATATTGATGGTAATTTAGACCTTTCTATTATTAACGCCAATGGCGGAGATATAGTCCTCGGAGGGGGTATAAATCCTTTAGTAACTCCTGCTGTGGGCGTAGCGAATCAGGGGATTAATCCTAATGATAGAAACAGTGGAATCTATTTACAAGATGCAAGTTTAATTACTGATGGTACTGGTAATATTAGTTTAAGAGGATCTGGACAAGCTGGAACAGGTAATAGCAATATTGGTATTCATTTAGTTGGGCAAACAACCCTTCAAACCGTAGATGGTAATATAAATGTGGTAGGTACGGGAGAAGCTAGTGGTGAACTTAATCATGGTATTGGTACTGCTTCTCCAGAGATATTAAATGATCAAGTTATCGTTGAAGTAACAGGTTTAGGTAATATCGAATTAGTTGGTATTCATGAGGGTAATGGAGTAAATGGTGTTGGTATCATCACAGAAGGAGATGACTCGGCAAACCCAACAAGAATTACATCTAATCTAGGTACAATCACATTAAATGGTTTAACGGATGCTTCTTCTAACACATCAAGGGGAATATCTATTCAAGCTAACTCCCAAGTTAATTCCGTTGGAGGAGGAAACATTAATGTTAATGCCCATTCTATCAATAATAATGATGCTGTAGGGGTATTTGATAATGGGGCAATTATTACTGCGGGATTAACTACTTTTGACACTCTTTCTCTTAATAATGGCAATGGCGGTACAACTATTTTTCCCATCAGCAGTGAAAAAGATATTTCTATTAATTCCAATTTTTTGAGTGATTTTGCTTCTGTTACTCTCAATAATGGTAGAAATGTCGCCATTAATGATGCTAATGATGTTATTTTCAATGAATTTTCTATTGTAGGGGATTTCACTGTTAATGCGACAAACACAAGTATTTTTAATGCAGTTAATGCTAACAGTCTGACTACTGGTGAATTTGGTGCAACTCAATTAAATGGTAATGTAACTACGGCGTTAGATCAGATTTATAATAATCCTGTAGCATTACAAGCAGATGTTAATTTGAGAGGTAATGACATAAGTTTCAATAGCACTGTTAATTCTTTCAATTCTATACCTCGCGCTTTATCCATTACAACATTTGATGTAACTGGTGATGTTAGTGATATTGGTAATATTAGTTTTGGAAATGGTGTCGGAGATGATAGGATTGGCTCTCAATTTCCGTTATCAACTTTGACTACCACTGCAGAAGGAGAAGGTGTTAGTAATCTCAATATAAATCTTGATGGTATAGCGGGTAATAATATTAATTCTATTGTGGCTCAGGTTGACTTAGTATATAACAACCCAGTGGTTTTAAGAAGAAACACGGCAATAAATGCTAATAACAATGTAACTTTCAATGCTTATATTGACTCTTTTGATATTCCTTATGATTTAAGTGTGACTGCAGGTAATAATATTAACTATGGTAATGGTTTAGGTGATAATCGCATCGGTGCAGTTATCGGCTTAAATAATTTTAACAGTTCTGCCGAGGATATATTCATTAATATTAATACGATCGCAGATGGAAATAGTATTAATACTATCGGAGATCAAATCTATAACGACCCTGTCATTTTACAGCAGGATACTGTAATTAACACTAATAATTTAGATGCTCTAGTTATTAAAGTGGCAGATGATTCACCTAACATAGCTTCATTAAGAATCAATGCTAATGATAGTGTAACAATTACGGGAGAAGAAAATAATCAAACTAATATCAAATTAGGTATTTCCACCGCACGTATTGGGGGGCAACCAGCAGGAGATATTTCTGTTAACGCTTCAGGAAATATTGACATTGATGGTATAGTTAACACCACTGGCATCAATCAATTACCCCCAACTTTTGCTTCTGAAGCAGGAGATATTTCTATCACTTCTACTAACGGTGATGTGGTTATAGATGCGATCGCATCTTATGGTACTGTTTCATCAGGTGCAGTAAACATCGCAGGAAACAACGTAGATTTAGGGTTTATTGTCAGTAACAAACCAGATATTACACCTCAGCCACTACCCGAAACTCTGGGAGGAATAATTACTATTGATGGCACAGCCATAACGATACGAGGAGAAGTGACGGGAGAATCTTTAACTACTAATGGGAATTTAACTTTAATTAATAATTCCAATCCTTTAATTATTCAAGGTCAATCTTTCTTCGCTAATTCTACTATTAAGACTATTGGAAATCAAGATTATAACGGTAATGTAACTCTAGCCGATAATCAAATCGCACTTTTGGGCAATAATATCGATTTTGCCAATGCGGCGAATAGTGAAACAGGAGAGAATAATAACTTAACGGTTACGGCAAATAGCGCTAATTTTAATCAAGCCATAGGCAATAATCAACTATTAGGAGATTTAACTTTAAATGTATCGGGAGAAACTCAATTAAATCAAGTAAATAGCAATAGTTTAATCACTAATGAATCTGGCATAACCCAGTTAAATGGAGATGTAACTACCACAGGAAATCAAACCTATAGAGATGAAGTAATTATCGGAGATGCGATCGCAGTTTCAGGCAATAATATCGATTTTGCTAATACAGTTAATAGTCAAACAGGAGAAAATAATAACTTAACCGTTACCAGTAATAATGTTACTTTTAATCAAGCCATAGGCAGTAATTTACCATTAGGAGACATTACTCTTAACATCTCAGGAGAAACTCAATTAAATCAAGTCACTGCTACTAGCTTAGACACAGATAATTTAGGCACAACCGTATTAAATGGAGATGTCGCTACCACAAGAAATCAAACTTACGGTGATGAGGTGATAGTAGGGGATGAAATCGCACTTTCGGGTAATAATATCGATTTCGCTAATACAGTCAATAGTCAAACAGGAGAAAATAACAACTTAACCGTTAGAGCTAATAATGTTAATTTTGGAGACGGCTTGGGCAATGACTTAATTGGGGGAGTTGCCAGTTTAAATCGTTTAATTGTAACTAGTCCGATAATTAATATCAATATTAATACCCCTGCGAATAATAGCAGTATTCGTACCATGGAAGGGCAAACATATACAGGTAAGGTTAATACTTTGCTTGACACAACCTTAACAAGCACAAGGGGGAATCTTAATTTTAACAATCTCGAAGCCTCTGATAATAGAGATTTAACCCTAGAGAGTTTTAGTAGTGTTAATTTTCTACCTAATAGTCAAATTATAGGTAAAGGTGGCGATTTAACTATTCAAAATAACAGCGATCGCACTACTATTATAGATAACTCCATAAATAGAGGTGATTTACTATCTTTCAATATTCGTAATTTGGGACAAGTAGAAGGCTTTGATAATATAATTATCGGTACGGAAAAAAGTGGTAGAATTGATGTTAACCAAGCTCTAGTAATTCGTGATCCTTTAACTCTCAGAGCTAGTGAAATTAACGTAAATGAGAACATTAATGGTAATGGTAACGCTTCTGTCACTATTGAAGGTTCAGAGACAACTACTACTTTAAATGCTAATATTACGACTCAGGGCAATGCTATCACTATTGATGATAATGTGATTTTGGGTGATGATATTATTCTTAGCACTAATTCGGCTCGTGGTTCGGCAGATATTGATATTCTCGGTACAATTGACGGCAATCACGATTTAACCCTCAATGCTAATGGTAGCAATATTTTAATTGAAGGTGCGATCGGATCTTCTCAGATTCTCAACAATCTTGAAACGAACAGCAGTTTAGTAACCCTTGATGGTAATTCTGTTTCTACTAATAATAGTCAAATTTTCAATAGTGATTTACAGCTAGGAAAAAATATTTCTTTTAATACCCCTGATTCTTTTCGTAGTGGGAACATTAACAGTGATGGCACTAACCTAAATATTTCCGCTCAAACCATTACCACAGAAAATATCAACACTCAAGGAGGAGATGTAACCCTAAACGCCAAAAGTGACATACAAGTTAGCACCATTAACACATCAAATCCACAACAAGGAGGCGATGTGGAGATAACAACCCTTGGTAACTTTCAAGCCACAGGAATAGAAAACGGTACAAGTATCAATACCAGTGGCGGAAATGGTGGTGCTGTAACTATTGATTTATTTCCGGGGGATTTAGAAAATGAAGTCAGAGAAGATAGTCGTTTACCCTTTATTATCGGTGATGCTAGTGAAAATGGTACAGCTGGACTTATTACTAATAGTCGATTTACCCTAGGGCGAGGAGAATATTTTATCACCACAACCGAAGGTAATTTAACCTTGAGACTTTTAAATAACTTACCCTCATTTATAAACAACACGCAAGTAGTTCAAGAAACTCCTATAACCCCAACTCCTGAAATTGCCCTTTCATCTCCCCCTATTCCTATTGCTACTATTGATCAAGCAAAAGAAATTTTAACCGCCATAGAAAGAGAAGCGGCGGAAAAACCTGCTTTAATTTATGTTAGTTTTACGCCAAAAGGTTATCAACCTCAAGATTTAGAAGCAGAATTTGCCAGAAGAGAAGCCACCAATACTCAAGAATATAGCCGAGTCAATATTAATCAGGTCAATTTACAACCTAGTCTTAATATACAACCGACGGATGAAGACCAATTAGATATATTAGTAGTCACCAAAGATGAAAAACCTTTAAGAATAGTCGTACCAATTAACCGTAAACAAGTAGTTGAAACCGCAGGCAATTTATGGGCGACAACTTCCGATGTTTTTGCTCTTGATGATAGTTATAAACCCCACGCCAGTGATATGTATGATTGGTTAATTAAACCTTTGGAAAAAGAATTAGAGGCGAGAGAAATTTCTAATCTCCTGTTTATTTTGCCAACGGATATGCGCTTTATTCCTGTTGCCGCTTTATATGATAGAGAAAATCAACAATTTTTAGTGGAAAAATATAGTAGCGGTTTAGCACCTAGTTTAAACCTGAATGATAACCGTTATCGCCCTATTAAAGATTTAAGTTTATTGGCAATGGGTGCATCAGAATTTGCCGATGATAGTGTTGTGCCTTTACCTGCCGCTAGTCTTGAATTACCTAGTATTCGCAAGGTTTGGACTGGAGAAACCCCAGAAAATTATCAAGAATACCTCAATGAGAATTTTACCCTCGAACAAGTAAGAAGTAACTTAAATAGCCAAGCCTTTGGAATTGTTCATTTTGGTACTCATGGAGATTTTAACCCCTCTGAAACGGATGAGAGTTTTTTACAATTGTATGACTCCCGTTTAAATATTACGGAAATGCGTCGTTTGGGTTTGGATAATCCCTTGGTAGATTTAATGGTATTAAGTGCCTGTGAAACTGCCTTTGGTAATGAGGTTGCGGAATTAGGATTTGCGGGTTTAGCAGTACAAGCAGGAGTTAAAACGGCATTGGGTAGCGTTTGGCAAGTTAGTGATACTGGTACACTCGCATTAATGACTGATTTCTATAGTAAATTGAAAAATACCACTACCAAAGCAGAAGCCCTACGTCAAGCACAATTGGATATGTTGAAGGGCAAGGTTTATAAAACCAGTGATGGTAATACTATTGTTACTCCTAATTTAGATATTTCTTTGGAGGATTTACCCGATACTTCTCGTTTTCCTGAAGATTTTTCTCATCCCTTTTATTGGGCTCCTTTTACGATGATTGGTAATCCCTGGTAA
- a CDS encoding ShlB/FhaC/HecB family hemolysin secretion/activation protein yields MNKVNLLNFFLTLNSILLLGVFFNKNMAYAQDYPNHNSFYIAQNLEEKLKISEIKVVNNTIFEEEIKGIIEPYKNSDLTLKQLEDVSNEITALYLNNGYITTRAVLENITSDNVAVIRVEEGQIEEINIEGAQRLENYVRERIGLGTQTPLNSGKLEDQLRLLKVDPLIDNIEASLRKGSGERQSILDIRVTEANPFFGTVGIDNYSPPSIGGTQMTFNLGYGNVFGLGDSFAVSYRPRLEDWTGTYNLDFNYSVPLNPMNGTLQARVSLQENTVVEGDFQELDISGESQFYEISYRQPILRNPREEFALSVGMSYRNGQTFTFQGPTPFGFGPDEDGISRTNVVSFGQDYVKREPTGAWGVRSQFRLGVGLLDVTTSSRPNDPDGYFFAWLGQVQRVQLINPDNLLIIQADLQLSDSPLLPSEQFVIGGGQSVRGYRQNVRAGDNGFRFSIEDRITLVKNEELLPVFQLAPFFDMGSVWNAPENPNFQADERFIAALGLGLIWQPIDGLNLRIDYAPPLIDLVDRGNNIQDDGLYFSLKYNF; encoded by the coding sequence ATGAATAAAGTTAATTTATTAAACTTTTTTTTAACTCTTAATTCTATTCTATTATTGGGAGTATTTTTTAATAAAAATATGGCTTATGCTCAAGATTATCCTAATCATAATAGTTTTTACATTGCTCAAAATTTAGAAGAAAAATTAAAAATTAGTGAGATAAAAGTCGTTAATAATACTATTTTTGAAGAAGAAATTAAAGGAATTATTGAACCCTATAAAAATAGTGATTTAACCCTCAAACAATTAGAAGATGTCAGTAATGAAATTACAGCTCTTTATCTCAATAATGGTTATATTACCACTAGAGCTGTTTTGGAAAATATTACTTCTGATAATGTAGCGGTTATTCGAGTGGAAGAAGGACAAATAGAGGAAATTAATATTGAAGGGGCTCAAAGACTGGAAAATTATGTCAGAGAAAGGATTGGATTAGGTACGCAAACACCTCTTAATAGTGGTAAGTTGGAAGACCAATTGCGTTTATTAAAAGTTGATCCTTTAATCGATAATATTGAAGCTAGTTTGCGTAAGGGTAGCGGTGAAAGACAAAGTATTTTAGATATAAGGGTAACAGAGGCTAATCCCTTTTTCGGTACTGTGGGTATTGATAATTATTCTCCTCCAAGTATTGGTGGTACTCAAATGACGTTTAATTTGGGTTATGGAAATGTATTTGGTTTGGGGGACAGTTTTGCTGTTTCCTATCGCCCTCGTTTGGAGGATTGGACTGGTACATATAATCTTGATTTTAATTATTCTGTACCTCTTAACCCAATGAATGGTACTTTACAAGCAAGGGTGTCTCTTCAAGAAAATACGGTGGTAGAGGGAGATTTTCAGGAGTTGGATATTAGTGGTGAGAGTCAATTTTATGAAATTAGTTATCGTCAACCGATTTTACGTAATCCGAGAGAGGAATTTGCTTTATCTGTGGGTATGAGTTACCGCAATGGACAAACTTTTACTTTTCAAGGTCCTACTCCTTTCGGTTTTGGTCCTGACGAAGATGGTATTAGTCGCACTAATGTGGTTTCTTTTGGTCAAGATTATGTTAAACGAGAGCCTACGGGGGCTTGGGGGGTGCGATCGCAGTTTCGGTTAGGGGTAGGTTTATTAGATGTTACTACTTCAAGCAGACCAAATGATCCTGATGGTTATTTCTTTGCATGGTTAGGACAGGTACAAAGAGTACAATTAATTAACCCTGATAATTTATTAATTATTCAAGCAGATTTACAATTAAGTGACAGTCCCTTACTTCCTTCAGAGCAATTTGTTATTGGTGGAGGGCAATCAGTGCGGGGTTATCGTCAAAATGTAAGGGCGGGGGATAATGGTTTTCGTTTTTCCATCGAAGATCGTATTACTCTTGTCAAAAATGAAGAATTGCTTCCTGTATTTCAGTTAGCTCCATTTTTCGATATGGGTTCGGTGTGGAATGCTCCAGAAAATCCCAATTTTCAAGCTGATGAGCGGTTTATTGCGGCTTTGGGTTTAGGCTTAATTTGGCAACCCATAGATGGTTTAAATCTTCGCATTGACTATGCACCACCTTTAATTGATTTAGTAGATAGGGGTAATAATATTCAAGATGATGGTCTGTATTTTAGTTTGAAATATAATTTTTAA
- a CDS encoding TIGR00266 family protein has translation MLNKSEIKYRIEHNPAYGFLVLELEPNQTAIVEAGGMAAMDSSIKMESKMKGGFGQSFGRMLGGESLFLNEFTAQASQGELYISPGVPGDIQYYHLDGSKGLMIQSSGFVASSKNVEINSNFQGFKGFFSGESIFLLKATGKGDIWFSSYGAIVEINVENNYVVDTGYIVAFEDTLNYNVEMIGGLSFRNLRTGILGGEGLVCRFSGSGKLWIQSRGLYPLLNFLYPFRPVKSSD, from the coding sequence ATGTTAAATAAATCAGAAATTAAATATAGAATAGAACACAATCCTGCCTATGGTTTTTTAGTTTTAGAACTTGAACCGAATCAAACTGCTATAGTCGAAGCAGGAGGAATGGCGGCGATGGATTCTTCCATAAAAATGGAATCGAAAATGAAGGGGGGATTTGGTCAAAGTTTTGGCAGAATGTTGGGAGGAGAATCTTTATTTTTAAATGAGTTTACCGCCCAAGCTAGTCAAGGAGAATTATATATTTCACCCGGAGTGCCAGGGGATATTCAATATTACCATTTAGATGGTAGTAAAGGACTTATGATTCAGTCTTCTGGTTTTGTTGCTTCTAGTAAAAATGTAGAAATTAACAGCAACTTTCAGGGTTTTAAAGGTTTTTTTAGTGGGGAGTCAATCTTTCTCTTAAAAGCCACAGGAAAAGGAGATATTTGGTTTAGTTCTTATGGTGCTATTGTAGAAATTAACGTGGAAAATAATTATGTAGTTGATACTGGTTACATTGTCGCTTTTGAAGATACCCTCAACTATAATGTAGAAATGATAGGCGGTTTATCCTTTCGCAATTTACGCACAGGGATTTTAGGAGGAGAGGGTTTAGTTTGTCGTTTCTCTGGTAGTGGCAAGTTATGGATTCAATCTAGGGGTTTATATCCTTTGCTTAATTTTTTGTATCCATTTCGCCCCGTCAAAAGTAGTGATTAG
- a CDS encoding TIGR00266 family protein gives MKYKVCYRPAFAAIFVTLEPRERITAEAGAMVSMDGDIVMKTEFSGGLIPALIRKFLGGESMFVNVFYNPTNRPLNLVLTQSMIGDIEAIKLENKSICFQPGAYIAHTPGAKMGVKWAGFASWFAGEGLFKLHFSGKGRVLFGCYGGITRREINGDFIVDNNHLVAYDDGIKMNITLSGNLLSSLTSGEGFVNKLTGRGAIYLQSRSVSGLVGFLSPKVR, from the coding sequence GTGAAATATAAAGTTTGTTATCGCCCTGCTTTTGCGGCAATTTTTGTCACTTTAGAACCTAGAGAACGTATTACTGCTGAAGCTGGTGCAATGGTAAGCATGGATGGAGATATTGTGATGAAAACTGAGTTTTCAGGAGGTTTGATACCTGCTTTGATACGCAAATTTTTGGGCGGTGAATCGATGTTTGTCAATGTTTTTTATAATCCCACCAATCGCCCTCTGAATTTAGTTTTAACTCAATCTATGATAGGTGACATTGAAGCAATCAAGCTAGAAAATAAATCTATCTGTTTTCAACCCGGTGCTTATATTGCCCATACTCCGGGGGCAAAAATGGGGGTGAAATGGGCAGGTTTTGCCAGTTGGTTTGCGGGGGAAGGCTTATTTAAACTTCATTTTTCAGGTAAAGGTAGAGTTTTATTTGGTTGTTATGGGGGTATTACTCGTCGGGAAATTAATGGGGATTTTATCGTTGATAATAATCATTTAGTTGCTTACGATGACGGAATTAAAATGAATATCACTTTATCGGGTAATCTTTTATCCTCTCTTACTTCAGGAGAAGGTTTTGTCAATAAACTGACGGGTAGGGGGGCTATTTATCTTCAGTCTCGCAGTGTTAGTGGTTTGGTGGGTTTTCTCTCTCCCAAGGTGCGATAA
- a CDS encoding TIGR00266 family protein — protein MDIQILQQPESAIAKITIEQNEELIAEAGTMIAMSDFINVSTTLRQGKGGGIMGGFKRMLAGESLFLSVFRCYQPQGEVFLAPSLMGDIITYEMQGQELIVQSASYLASASTVDMDLGFQGFKSFFSGESIFWLSITGYGPVILSSFGAIYEIDVDGEYIVDTGHIVAFERSLDFRIGKANSSWLGALLGGEGLICRFFGQGKVYCQTHNPGNFGRLIGSRLPER, from the coding sequence ATGGATATACAAATTCTACAACAACCAGAAAGTGCGATCGCAAAAATTACAATCGAGCAGAATGAAGAATTGATCGCCGAAGCAGGTACAATGATAGCCATGAGTGACTTTATCAATGTCAGCACCACATTAAGGCAGGGTAAAGGAGGAGGAATTATGGGAGGATTCAAAAGGATGTTAGCAGGAGAATCCTTATTTCTCAGTGTTTTTCGCTGTTACCAACCCCAAGGAGAAGTATTTTTAGCTCCCTCTCTCATGGGGGATATTATAACTTATGAAATGCAAGGACAAGAATTAATCGTTCAATCCGCTTCTTATTTAGCTTCTGCCTCCACCGTTGACATGGATTTAGGTTTTCAAGGCTTTAAATCTTTCTTTTCAGGAGAATCTATTTTTTGGCTAAGTATAACAGGTTATGGCCCAGTAATATTAAGCTCTTTTGGGGCTATATATGAAATTGATGTTGATGGAGAATATATTGTTGACACAGGGCATATTGTCGCCTTTGAAAGAAGTTTAGATTTTCGGATTGGAAAAGCAAATAGTAGTTGGTTAGGGGCATTACTGGGAGGGGAAGGCTTAATTTGTCGTTTCTTTGGGCAAGGAAAAGTATATTGTCAAACCCATAATCCGGGTAATTTTGGTAGATTAATTGGTTCAAGATTACCTGAAAGATAA